One Prunus dulcis chromosome 8, ALMONDv2, whole genome shotgun sequence DNA window includes the following coding sequences:
- the LOC117637268 gene encoding serine/threonine-protein kinase MHK, which translates to MERYKILEELGDGTCGSVYKARDWRTNEIVAVKKMKRKFFFWEEYWRLREIKVLRKLNHPNIIKLKEVVRENNEVFLIFEYMNYNLYQIMKEQRRPFSEDEIRSFMSQLLHGLNHLHRSGYFHRDLKPENLLVTNDVLKIADFGLAREVSSVPPYTEYVSTRWYRAPEVLLQSKLYTPAVDMWAAGAILAELFNLSPIFPGESEIDQLFKICCVLGTPDLTIFADGTNASRLCGIINYEKILPANLSDIIPSASPEAIDLIQQLCSWDPSRRPAADESLQHPFFHVGWVPRSLRDPLDLKLSIMGAKPTLELKLSDFGAEPEDCFLGLTLAVKPSVPEFDVVHDVSQHIKEDSLFCSGLEDHSGRSVFWSLMPPDQGGICAPVEPSFSLSFSSIQHPSVRVPQSAGFSIPSLQPNILDGPLLAMSSSFPQSRCL; encoded by the exons ATGGAAAG ATATAAAATTTTGGAGGAGCTTGGTGATGGCACTTGTGGTAGTGTATATAAGGCTCGTGATTGGAGAACAAATGAGATC GTTGCAGTcaaaaagatgaagaggaagTTCTTTTTCTGGGAGGAATACTGGAGATTACGAGAGATTAAG GTACTCCGTAAATTAAATCACCCCAATATCATAAAGTTGAAGGAGGTTGTCAGGGAAAACAATGAGGTGTTCCTCATTTTTGAGTACATG AACTATAATCTATACCAAATAATGAAAGAACAAAGAAGACCCTTTTCAGAGGATGAGATTCGTAGCTTTATGTCTCAATTGCTGCACGGACTTAATCACCTCCATAGAAGTGGATATTTTCACCGAGATCTAAAACCGG AGAATTTGCTGGTGACAAATGATGTTCTTAAAATTGCCGACTTCGGATTGGCTAGAGAAGTATCATCGGTTCCTCCTTATACTGAATATGTTTCCACTCGCTG GTATCGAGCACCAGAAGTCCTGTTACAGTCCAAATTATACACTCCTGCAGTTG ACATGTGGGCAGCTGGCGCAATCCTAGCTGAGCTTTTCAATTTGTCCCCTATTTTCCCTGGTGAAAG TGAGATAGACCAATTGTTCAAGATATGCTGTGTGCTTGGTACTCCAGACTTGACTATCTTCGCTGATGGGACAAATGCCTCTCGATTATGTGGCattattaattatgaaaag ATCTTGCCTGCAAACCTCTCTGATATCATTCCAAGCGCAAGCCCAGAAGCTATTGATTTAATCCAA CAACTATGTTCATGGGATCCGTCAAGGAGGCCAGCTGCAGATGAATCATTACAACATCCCTTTTTCCAT GTTGGCTGGGTTCCTCGTTCACTCCGTGATCCACTTGACCTGAAGCTAAGTATCATGG GAGCAAAGCCAACGCTTGAGTTGAAATTATCAGACTTTGGTGCTGAACCTGAGGACTGCTTTCTTGGCTTGACGCTGGCTGTGAAGCCCAGTGTTCCAGAATTTG ATGTGGTTCATGATGTATCGCAGCATATAAAAGAG GATTCTTTATTTTGCTCTGGATTGGAAGATCATTCAGGACGATCTG TTTTTTGGTCTCTAATGCCTCCTGATCAAGGTGGAATCTGTGCCCCAGTAGAGccttccttttctttatcATTCAG TTCAATTCAACATCCATCAGTCAGAGTTCCACAATCAGCTGGTTTCTCCATCCCATCGTTGCAGCCTAACATCTTAGATGGTCCATTGTTGGCCATGTCTTCTTCCTTCCCACAAAGCCGTTGCCTCTGA
- the LOC117638219 gene encoding glutamic acid-rich protein translates to MSRCFPFPPPGYEKKVGINDIDLLAKEKHKEKKHKKDKKDKEKRDGKEKKDKDRSKEKHGERKDRKEKHKDKKERGGDNGSTWTSEEKRIEGQPETYNGQNHVPNGFHNVDIKDYKYVQELDRRCRNDDRATGSQVVQKILVADQRSLLSNQSREKERIKDKKEVDRTVNAQRNHIEGKTVQNVPSIDQRRLEGITKPIEKQLEVYRNSERATGSPVVQKIMVSDKKPLLSTQSREKERIKDKKEDDRTANAQRNHVEGKCSAEAFFENFPSIEQRRLEGIAKPIEKDVEKQMEGRDRKKNTDNDSKGHKPKERDKEKKVKSKDKDRDKKKEKKEKVKVINKPSDEQPKLEGNGKESLDAFSNKALNLLQMNSKNSDAGGILGKRKELEMNGYLHENGFLPHKLPRSVSSHPVVENGRKSEPSQTVLQFLSEGQGAASDCKADIKEHRINGLRGPEQLNAFSTKPSSSRVKVNENGGASAKPPHPDSKYLSEILSIPKMADQSNLDNQEWLLGSNGSGSKKPKVGSPEIEMTPQVWAEAMQIESLDVYALPYVIPY, encoded by the exons ATGTCTCGCTGCTTTCCATTTCCTCCTCCAGGATATGAAAAGAAAGTTGGAATCAATGATATAGACTTACTTGCAAAG GAGAAGCACAAGGAGAAAAAGCATAAAAAGGATAAGAAGgacaaagagaaaagagacggtaaagagaaaaaggatAAAGACAGAAGTAAAGAAAAACATGGTGAAAGGAaagacagaaaagaaaagcacaaAGACAAGAAGGAAAGGGGTGGGGATAATGGGAGTACTTGGACAtcagaagagaagagaattgAAGGGCAGCCAGAGACTTATAATGGACAGAATCATGTTCCAAACGGATTCCATAATGTTGACATCAAGGATTATAAATACGTGCAGGAATTGGATCGGAGATGTAGGAATGATGACAGAGCTACTGGGAGTCAGGTGGTTCAGAAGATTTTGGTTGCTGATCAAAGATCATTGTTGTCAAATCAGTccagagaaaaagagagaattaAGGATAAGAAAGAAGTTGATAGGACTGTCAATGCACAAAGAAACCATATCGAGGGAAAAACTGTTCAAAATGTCCCGAGCATTGACCAAAGAAGACTTGAAGGCATTACTAAGCCAATTGAGAAGCAACTGGAAGTCTATAGGAATAGTGAAAGAGCAACAGGAAGTCCGGTTGTTCAGAAGATTATGGTTTCTGATAAAAAACCTTTGTTGTCAACTCAGTccagagaaaaagagagaattaAGGATAAGAAAGAAGATGATAGGACTGCCAATGCACAAAGAAACCATGTCGAGGGAAAATGTTCAGCGGAGGCATTTTTTGAAAACTTCCCTAGCATTGAGCAAAGAAGACTTGAAGGCATTGCTAAGCCAATTGAGAAGGATGTTGAGAAGCAGATGGAGGGAAGAGATCGGAAGAAAAACACAGATAATGACAGTAAAGGTCATAAACCCAAGGAGAGAGATAAAGAGAAGAAAGTTAAATCGAAGGATAAGGACAGGgataagaagaaagagaagaaggagaaggtgAAGGTGATAAACAAACCATCCGATGAACAGCCTAAACTAGAAGGAAATGGCAAGGAATCCCTAGATGCTTTCAGTAATAAAGCATTAAACCTTTTACAGATGAATAGCAAGAACTCTGATGCTGGGGGAATTCTTGGCAAACGCAAGGAACTTGAGATGAATGGATATTTACACG AAAATGGATTTCTGCCTCATAAGTTGCCAAGATCTGTTTCTTCTCACCCAGTAGTGGAAAATGGGAGGAAATCAGAACCAAGCCAAACTGTTCTCCAGTTTTTATCAGAGGGACAGGGGGCAGCCAGCGATTGTAAAGCAGATATCAAGGAACACAGAATTAATGGTTTGAGAGGGCCTGAACAACTCAATGCATTCTCAACAAAGCCATCATCTTCTCGTGTTAAAGTTAATGAGAATGGTGGAGCATCTGCAAAACCACCACATCCTGATTCCAAGTATCTGAGTGAGATACTTTCCATTCCCAAGATGGCGGATCAGTCCAATCTTGACAATCAGGAATGGCTGCTCGGCAGCAATGGTTCAGGGTCAAAGAAACCCAAAGTGGGATCCCCTGAGATTGAAATGACTCCCCAAGTATGGGCAGAAGCTATGCAAATAGAGTCTCTGGATGTTTATGCTCTGCCATATGTCATCCCATACTGA
- the LOC117638242 gene encoding chloroplast envelope quinone oxidoreductase homolog, translating to MTLAAMATKLMRAVQYNSYGGGASGLKHVEVPVPTPKKGEILLKLEAATINPVDWRIQKGKIRPFFPPKFPHIPATDVAGEVVEVGKGVQKFKPGDKVVAYLTLANGGGLAEFVTASERLTVARPPEVSAAQGAGLPIAGLTALQALTQAAGLNLDGSGQKKNILITAASGGVGQYAVQLAKLGNTHVTATCGARNIEFIKSLGADEVLDYKTPEGAALISPSGRKYDIAVHCAITGIPWSTFKPNLSANGKVINITPGPRTWATIAQNKLTFSKKQLVPLLTSAKSENLDYLVKLVKEGKLKTVIDSKHPLSKAEDAWAKSIDGHATGKIIVEP from the exons ATGACATTGGCAGCCATGGCGACAAAGCTTATGCGTGCGGTTCAGTACAACAGCTATGGTGGAGGAGCTTCTGGTTTAAAG CATGTAGAGGTTCCAGTGCCCACTCCAAAGAAAGGTGAGATCTTGCTGAAATTGGAAGCAGCTACTATAAACCCGGTTGATTGGAGAATTCAGAAAGGCAAGATACGGCCTTTTTTTCCACCCAAATTCCCTCATATACCTG CTACTGATGTTGCTGGAGAGGTTGTAGAAGTTGGAAAAGGGGTCCAAAAGTTCAAACCGGGCGACAAAGTTGTGGCATATCTCACCCTCGCT AATGGAGGTGGACTGGCTGAGTTTGTCACAGCTAGTGAGAGATTGACAGTTGCCAGGCCACCTGAAGTTTCAGCAGCTCAAGGTGCAGGCTTACCTATTGCTGGTCTCACAGCTCTCCAGGCTCTCACCCAAGCTGCAGGGCTTAATCTCGACGGAAGTGGCCAGAAAAAGAACATCTTGATTACTGCTGCCTCTGGTGGTGTGGGTCAGTATGCAGTCCAACTAGCAAAGCTCGGAAACACTCATGTTACAGCCACATGCGGTGCTCGTAACATCGAATTTATCAAGAGCTTGGGGGCAGATGAGGTTCTTGACTACAAGACCCCAGAAGGAGCAGCTCTGATTAGCCCATCTGGTAGGAAATATGACATCGCTGTCCATTGTGCAATAACGGGCATTCCCTGGTCAACTTTCAAGCCTAATTTGAGCGCCAACGGGAAGGTTATAAACATTACTCCCGGTCCACGTACCTGGGCTACTATTGCTCAGAACAAACTCACCTTCTCCAAGAAGCAGCTGGTGCCACTGCTCACGAGTGCTAAGAGTGAGAACCTTGATTATCTTGTCAAGTTAGTCAAGGAAGGAAAGCTCAAGACAGTGATCGACTCTAAGCACCCTCTAAGCAAGGCTGAAGATGCTTGGGCTAAGAGTATTGATGGACATGCAACTGGGAAGATAATCGTGGAGCCTTAA
- the LOC117638621 gene encoding uncharacterized protein LOC117638621, translated as MCACTILVLMMLKNMRRNRRLLERRSLNNRSFVRHENRLRYLNSILGNDRECVSELRMDLKTFGLLCDLLRTDGRLKNDGLVTVEEQVCMFLHILAHHVKNRTIRNRFVRSGETISRYFNSVLQGILRLQGSLLRVPEPVGDNCTDHRWKWFKNCLGALDGTYIKVRVAETEKPRYRTRKGEIATNVNVIERCFGLLKARWGILRSPSFYPIKTQCRIITACCLLHNLIRREMSRDPLEYEINEIEETENVIEGDMVGTIGASDEWTTWRNDLAFQMYNEWQGNANN; from the exons ATGTGTGCTTGCACGATTCTTGTGCTTATGATGCTAAAAAATATGAGAAGAAATCGAAGACTTTTAGAAAGACGTTCCCTCAATAACCGTTCGTTTGTTAGACATGAGAATCGATTACGTTATTTGAACAGTATATTAGGCAATGATAGAGAATGTGTGAGTGAACTAAGAATGGATTTAAAGACATTTGGTTTATTATGTGATTTGCTTCGCACGGATGGAAGGTTAAAGAATGACGGTTTGGTGACTGTGGAGGAGCAAGTATGTATGTTCTTGCATATCCTTGCTCATCATGTTAAGAATCGTACTATTAGAAATAGATTTGTTCGATCAGGAGAGACTATTAGTAGGTACTTCAATTCCGTGTTACAAGGCATTTTAAGATTACAAGGTAGCCTATTGAGAGTACCGGAACCTGTAGGTGATAACTGCACAGATCATAGATGGAAATGGTTTAAG AATTGCTTGGGAGCACTAGATGGAACATACATTAAAGTGCGAGTAGCTGAAACCGAAAAACCGAGATATCGGACTAGAAAGGGAGAAATTGCAACAAATGT AAACGTAATAGAACGTTGCTTTGGGTTGCTAAAAGCTAGATGGGGCATACTAAGGAGTCCATCTTTTTATCCAATAAAGACACAATGTCGAATAATTACGGCTTGTTGTCTTTTACATAATCTCATTAGGAGGGAGATGTCTAGAGATCCACTAGAGTatgaaataaatgaaattgaagagacGGAAAATGTGATAGAAGGTGATATGGTTGGCACCATTGGAGCATCGGATGAATGGACTACTTGGAGGAATGACTTGGCGTTCCAAATGTATAATGAGTGGCAAGGAAATGCGAATAACTAG
- the LOC117638243 gene encoding chloroplast envelope quinone oxidoreductase homolog gives MAKNVMHAVQYDGYGGGPSGLKHVEIPIPNPNKDEVLLKLEAASLNPFDWKVQKGMLWPLLPRRFPHIPGTDVAGEVVQVGPGVKKFKAGDKVVAMVNPLNGGGLAELAVTKESLTAARPPEVSAATAVGLPVAGLTAHQALIQSAGIKLDGSGEQANILITAASGGVGLYAVQLAKLGNTHVTATCGARNLDLVKSLGADEVIDYKTPEGATLKSPSGRKYDAVIHCATGIPWSTFEPNLSANGKVIDITPGLSAVANFALGKLTFSKKQLVPLLLSPKAQNLDYLLKLVREGKLKTIIDSKYPLTKAEDAWAKSIDGHATGKIIVEP, from the exons ATGGCGAAAAATGTTATGCATGCGGTTCAGTATGATGGCTACGGTGGAGGACCTTCTGGCTTAAAG CATGTTGAAATTCCAATTCCCAATCCAAACAAAGATGAGGTGTTGCTGAAATTGGAGGCAGCTAGTCTAAACCCATTTGATTGGAAAGTTCAGAAAGGCATGCTGTGGCCATTGTTGCCTCGCAGATTTCCACACATACCTG GTACTGATGTGGCAGGAGAGGTTGTACAGGTAGGACCAGGAGtgaaaaaattcaaagctGGTGACAAAGTTGTAGCTATGGTTAACCCTCTT AATGGAGGTGGACTAGCTGAGCTTGCCGTGACTAAGGAAAGCTTGACTGCTGCAAGGCCACCTGAAGTTTCAGCAGCCACTGCCGTAGGATTACCTGTTGCTGGTCTCACTGCTCACCAGGCCCTTATCCAATCTGCTGGGATCAAGCTTGATGGAAGTGGTGAGCAAGCAAACATTCTGATCACAGCTGCTTCTGGCGGTGTAGGTCTCTATGCAGTTCAACTAGCAAAGCTCGGAAACACTCATGTGACAGCCACTTGTGGAGCTCGTAACCTTGACTTGGTCAAGAGCCTAGGTGCTGATGAGGTTATTGACTACAAGACCCCAGAAGGAGCAACTCTGAAGAGTCCATCCGGTCGAAAATATGATGCTGTGATCCATTGTGCAACTGGCATTCCTTGGTCAACTTTTGAGCCTAATTTGAGTGCAAATGGTAAGGTAATAGATATCACTCCCGGCCTCAGTGCCGTAGCGAACTTTGCTTTGGGAAAACTTACCTTTTCCAAGAAGCAACTGGTGCCACTGCTCTTATCTCCCAAGGCTCAGAACCTGGATTATCTTCTAAAGTTGGTGAGAGAAGGGAAGCTCAAGACAATAATAGACTCAAAGTATCCCCTGACCAAGGCAGAGGACGCTTGGGCTAAGAGCATTGATGGGCATGCTACTGGAAAGATAATTGTGGAGCCTTAG
- the LOC117637731 gene encoding pentatricopeptide repeat-containing protein At3g07290, mitochondrial gives MLVRTNKVLNVLLRAPYLFELPPSLSSVSYQSSRSQAIPESLDDTTSRVSAFLKQPNWERNNLLKSLVSHMAPYAATKVLQLHGNDIELGVRFFKWVCKHSTYCYDFDNRILLLNLMVSSSNLYVITQEAIILLIKEFSNSEPEILKLMEALDNMRKIGFWLSYPCYSSLLMSLASLDLGFLSFLVYKRMVDNGFLLGVIDYRTIINALCKNGFVQSAEMFLCMVLKLGFQLDTHICTSLVLGNCRECNLREASRVFDIMSKGGSCGPNSVTYSILIHGYCQIGKLDEAFHLKKEMSVKGCQPTTRTYTVLIKALCDIGSTDKALGLLDEMVSKGCKPNVHTYTILIDRLCREGKIEEANAMFRKMLKGGLFPGTVTYNALINGYCKEGRVISAFELLGVMEKRQCKPNIRTYNELMEGLCKVYKTYKAMFLLKRVVDNGLLPNRVTYNILIDGFCREGQLGLAFETFKSMSSCGLEPDCFSFTALIDGICKQGRPGHAISILGSMVKKGISPDEVTMTALIDGYCKIGEIGNASMLFGNLVEKRTLTTAHTFNCFLDVLSKVDKVHATQAMLGKMLKYGSVPSVVTYTILVNALCQTGEITCALKMLDWMRQTSCPPNVYTYTVVINGLCQNGRVEEAEILLFSMSDFGIPPNHITYTVLIKALVNVGRLDHAYEILRVMVQKGYQPSTRIYSALLAGSVLSSEAKEEARSVSSSNFVDARTLPSRDTNDDCISRHVFRNMEIEHAFHLEEKIKRCGGSATDLYNFVVMGLCLEARVAEADQITKDLLKRGLLPEKAVCALINSYCKERQYDHCLDFMKTILNHGFVPSVSSYCSVIQGLYSEGRAEQGEELFSDLLRHNDIKEKAAVLPYLEILVKKEEPEHCLDILKLIEQMGCRERPII, from the coding sequence ATGTTGGTTCGCACAAATAAGGTCCTAAACGTCCTCTTGAGAGCTCCTTACTTGTTTGAACTTCCTCCCTCGCTTTCCTCAGTCTCATATCAATCTTCACGCAGCCAAGCAATCCCAGAAAGCTTAGATGACACAACCTCTCGAGTATCAGCTTTTCTTAAGCAACCCAATTGGGAAAGGAACAATCTTCTTAAGTCACTGGTCTCTCACATGGCCCCATATGCAGCTACCAAGGTTTTACAGCTTCACGGCAACGACATTGAACTTGGGGTACGGTTTTTCAAGTGGGTTTGCAAGCATTCTACTTATTGTTATGATTTTGATAATAGAATTCTTCtgttgaatttgatggtgTCTTCTTCCAATTTGTATGTGATTACACAAGAAGCCATAATTTTGTTAATCAAGGAGTTTAGTAATAGCGAGCCTGAGATTCTAAAGCTGATGGAGGCATTGGATAATATGCGAAAGATTGGATTTTGGTTGAGTTATCCTTGTTATAGTAGTCTTTTGATGTCTTTAGCTAGTTtggatttggggtttttgtCATTCTTGGTGTATAAAAGAATGGTAGACAATGGTTTTCTTCTTGGTGTTATTGACTACAGGACTATAATTAATGCTTTATGCAAGAATGGGTTTGTGCAATCTGCTGAAATGTTCTTGTGCATGGTTTTAAAACTTGGGTTTCAGTTGGACACTCATATTTGTACTTCTTTAGTGTTGGGTAATTGTAGAGAATGTAATCTCCGGGAGGCCTCCCGGGTGTTTGATATAATGTCTAAAGGGGGTAGCTGTGGACCTAATTCCGTGACGTACTCCATATTGATTCATGGTTATTGTCAGATTGGTAAACTTGATGAAGCTTTTCATCTGAAAAAAGAGATGAGTGTGAAGGGCTGCCAGCCGACTACTCGTACATATACTGTACTCATCAAGGCTTTGTGTGACATTGGGTCGACTGATAAGGCTCTAGGTTTGCTTGATGAGATGGTTTCAAAGGGTTGTAAACCTAATGTTCATACTTATACCATATTGATTGATAGATTATGCAGGGAAGGAAAGATTGAGGAGGCCAATGCAATGTTTAGAAAGATGCTTAAAGGTGGGCTTTTTCCTGGCACAGTAACTTACAATGCACTGATAAATGGATACTGCAAAGAAGGGCGCGTGATTTCTGCTTTTGAGCTACTTGGTGTGATGGAGAAAAGACAATGTAAGCCTAACATTCGTACCTACAATGAGCTCATGGAAGGGCTATGCAAAGTTTATAAAACTTACAAAGCCATGTTTCTTTTGAAAAGAGTAGTTGATAATGGTTTGTTGCCTAACAGAGTAACTtacaatattttaattgatggCTTTTGCCGAGAAGGCCAACTTGGATTGGCTTTTGAAACATTTAAGTCAATGAGCTCATGTGGTCTTGAACCAGATTGTTTCTCTTTCACTGCCTTAATTGATGGGATCTGTAAACAAGGGAGACCAGGGCATGCAATCAGCATTTTAGGTTCAATGGTAAAGAAGGGTATTTCCCCTGATGAAGTTACTATGACAGCTCTTATTGATGGTTATTGCAAGATTggtgaaattggaaatgcatCAATGCTTTTTGGGAATCTGGTAGAGAAGAGGACCTTGACAACAGCACACACATTCAATTGTTTTCTTGATGTTCTCAGCAAAGTTGATAAGGTGCATGCAACGCAGGCAATGTTGGGGAAGATGCTAAAGTATGGATCAGTTCCGTCTGTAGTGACTTATACAATATTAGTCAATGCGCTTTGCCAAACTGGTGAGATTACCTGTGCactgaaaatgttggattggATGAGGCAGACTAGCTGCCCTCCAAATGTCTACACCTATACCGTTGTGATCAATGGCCTCTGCCAAAATGGAAGAGTGGAGGAAGCTGAAATCCTTCTCTTTAGTATGTCTGATTTCGGGATACCTCCAAACCACATTACATATACTGTATTAATTAAAGCTCTTGTTAATGTTGGTAGGTTGGATCATGCCTATGAGATTCTGCGTGTTATGGTTCAAAAAGGTTATCAACCAAGCACTCGAATCTATTCTGCGCTCCTTGCAGGTTCTGTTTTGTCAAGCGAGGCTAAGGAAGAAGCAAGATCTGTTAGTTCTTCCAACTTTGTAGATGCTAGAACATTACCTTCAAGGGACACTAATGATGATTGCATTTCCAGACATGTTTTTAGGAATATGGAGATCGAACATGCTTTCCATCTTGAAGAAAAGATCAAAAGATGTGGTGGGTCGGCAACAGATTTGTACAACTTTGTTGTTATGGGTTTATGCCTGGAGGCAAGAGTTGCTGAAGCAGATCAGATTACCAAAGATTTACTAAAACGCGGTCTGCTTCCTGAGAAGGCTGTTTGTGCTCTCATCAACAGCTACTGCAAGGAACGCCAATATGATCACTGTCTGGACTTCATGAAAACAATTCTGAACCATGGTTTTGTTCCATCTGTTTCATCATACTGTTCAGTGATTCAGGGTCTTTATAGTGAAGGCAGGGCTGAACAAGGTGAAGAGCTGTTCTCTGACCTATTAAGACACAATGACATCAAGGAAAAGGCTGCAGTTTTACCATATCTGGAGATCCTAGTAAAGAAAGAGGAACCTGAGCATTGCCTTGACATTCTCAAATTGATTGAGCAAATGGGTTGCAGAGAGAGGCCTATTATCTAG
- the LOC117638021 gene encoding uncharacterized protein LOC117638021, with translation MESEGNSQNFEQGKKGTRRSWSKFEEDSFLTVLDDFVAAGQRCETGSFKSGTMVQMEKALNIKCPDSGLKACPHIESKLKKWKKQYSIVYDMINTSGFAWNDIKKCVEVDSNDAWETYVQHHKEAAEWRSKPFPLFDRLSNIFGKDRANGQRAEAPADMMEEQSNNDVNASDNCVQEDASPMSLNIEGSQSMNSQNKRKRATSSSDEEKIVTVLEKLFEASGKRMQMVTEAIIKGNEDRSDIAKELKRMGFSPLDQITALKLILEKPQNISIFMSLDDDIKKVFVEQLLSDNA, from the exons ATGGAAAGTGAAGGTAACAGTCAAAACTTTGaacaaggaaagaaaggaaCTAGGCGGTCATGGTCCAAGTTTGAAGAAGATTCGTTTTTGACCGTGCTAGATGATTTTGTGGCTGCAGGCCAACGCTGTGAGACTGGTAGTTTCAAATCAGGTACTATGGTCCAAATGGAGAAGGCTTTGAATATTAAATGTCCTGATTCGGGGCTAAAGGCATGCCCTCATATTGAATCCAAATTGAAGAAGTGGAAAAAACAATATAGCATAGTCTATGACATGATAAACACAAGTGGATTTGCTTGGAATGATATAAAAAAGTGTGTTGAGGTTGACAGTAATGATGCATGGGAAACTTATGTGCAG CACCACAAGGAAGCAGCCGAATGGAGGAGCAAACCATTTCCTTTGTTTGATAGACTTTCTAATATCTTCGGAAAGGATCGTGCTAACGGACAAAGAGCTGAAGCCCCCGCTGACATGATGGAAGAGCAAAGCAATAATGATGTTAATGCTAGTGATAATTGTGTCCAGGAAGATGCATCTCCTATGTCTTTAAACATAGAAGGAAGCCAATCTATGAACAGTCAAAATAAGAGGAAAAGAGCTACAAGCTCAAGTGATGAAGAGAAGATTGTGACTGTATTGGAGAAATTGTTTGAAGCTTCTGGGAAAAGGATGCAAATGGTGACTGAGGCTATAATAAAAGGTAATGAAGATCGATCTGATATTGCCAAAGAACTCAAGAGAATGGGATTTTCTCCTTTAGATCAAATTACAGCACTAAAACTCATTTTGGAGAAGCCACAAAACATATCTATATTCATGTCTTTGGATGATGATATCAAGAAAGTGTTTGTTGAGCAGTTGCTTAGTGACAATGCTTGA